The stretch of DNA TTACCATAGTTTGAGGCTTTCCCTCAATACTGGTCTTCTTCATGACACATCCGTAGATTGGGGTCTTGGAACAAATAGCTCGGACTTTCTCTTTCAGTTTCTTCTTCTGCACACAGGTGAGATAGGTTCGCCGTGGGAGGATGTAACTTGGAACAGAATGTGATTTATGAGCTTCTGTAGACATGAAACCTCCTACACCAAAAGGGGAAAAAGCGTGAGAGAGATGTGAAGTCATGATCTTGTAATTGTAAATCCTGCTCAAGATGGTTCAACATGGTGACTCAACCTGACAAGTCCGATAGGGAGGTTGAACTGGAGTTAACATTCATACTTCCCTCCCTTTGCTTCCAAGCTTTCCTTTTATTACCAGGTGATTTCATGGGAAAATCATCACAGCTCTTTGAATTCTCAATTTGTTCTTCCCCCTTTCTTCTGTCACAGATATGACATGGTGGAACTTTCTCGCAACAACTAAGATCAAAGATCAAAACCTTCAATCGGGGACTCCCATCATACTTGAATACCAAGAAGTCCCACATTTTCAAGTCATGGGCACAAACAAATGCTTTCCATCCAGTTTGAAGAACTACTTTGCCCAAACTCTCAGTTACTTCAACATCAAAAGTGCACCTCGTGCGTGATTCTAGCTTAACAGTTTT from Panicum virgatum strain AP13 chromosome 9K, P.virgatum_v5, whole genome shotgun sequence encodes:
- the LOC120647747 gene encoding putative B3 domain-containing protein Os03g0621600 produces the protein MNSILIFDPSVCEKVPPISSSGNPLRRRIGHLRWAGVVKIRKPGKGCKKTDAHYYWNRSDEHDRYFFKVLTGDFHERLGIPDKFVQHIRGKIGKTVKLESRTRCTFDVEVTESLGKVVLQTGWKAFVCAHDLKMWDFLVFKYDGSPRLKVLIFDLSCCEKVPPCHICDRRKGEEQIENSKSCDDFPMKSPGNKRKAWKQREGSMNVNSSSTSLSDLSGGFMSTEAHKSHSVPSYILPRRTYLTCVQKKKLKEKVRAICSKTPIYGCVMKKTSIEGKPQTMDISREYADVYLPFDGQTLLLQHRGKSWEVWCQIKKSKSNLRAKRLVKGWKQFARDNNLQVGDLCLFELLENREYAMNVDIIGAK